In Drosophila nasuta strain 15112-1781.00 chromosome 2R, ASM2355853v1, whole genome shotgun sequence, a single genomic region encodes these proteins:
- the LOC132784362 gene encoding serine/arginine-rich splicing factor 1 isoform X2 — protein MGSRNECRIYVGNLPPDIRTKDIQDLFHKFGKVTFVDLKNRRGPPFAFVEFEDARDADDAVKARDGYDYDGYRLRVEFPRGGGPGSYRGNNRNDRSRDGGGRMGGRGPPAKRSQYRVMVTGLPGSGSWQDLKDHMREAGDVCFADTYKDGSGVVEFLRHEDMKYAIKKLDDSRFRSHEGEVAYIRVREDSGDNERGGGGGGGGGGSRDYRDRSRSRSFSSRPRRRGTPTYSPVRRQSYSRKN, from the exons atgggTTCTAGAAACGAATGTCGCATTTATGTTGGAAATCTGCCGCCAGATATTCGCACCAAGGATATCCAAGATCTTTTCCACAAGTTTGGCAAAGTAACATTTGTCGATTTGAAGAATCGGCGTGGTCCgccatttgcttttgttgaatTCGAAGACGCGCG aGATGCCGATGATGCAGTTAAGGCTCGCGATGGATATGACTATGATGGGTATCGCCTTCGTGTTGAGTTTCCTCGCGGAGGCGGTCCAGGCAGCTATCGCGGCAACAATCGCAACGACCGCAGCCGCGATGGTGGTGGAAGGATGGGTGGCCGTGGACCACCAGCTAAACGTTCACAATATCGCGTAATGGTGACGGGGCTGCCTGGATCTGGTTCATGGCAAGACCTTAAGGATCACATGCGTGAAGCGGGAGACGTTTGTTTTGCTGACACCTACAAGGATGGCTCTGGAGTTGTAGAGTTCTTGCGTCACGAGGACATGAAGTACGCCATTAAGAAGCTGGACGATTCTCGTTTCCGCTCACATGAG GGAGAAGTCGCCTATATACGGGTGCGCGAAGACAGCGGTGATAATGAACGCGGTGGTGGGGGTGGCGGAGGAGGCGGTGGAAGCCGCGATTATCGTGATAG GTCGCGTTCACGTTCGTTCTCATCCCGACCACGTCGGCGCGGCACACCAACATATTCCCCAGTGCGTCGTCAATCCTATTCCAG GAAAAATTAG
- the LOC132784362 gene encoding serine/arginine-rich splicing factor 1B isoform X1 produces MGSRNECRIYVGNLPPDIRTKDIQDLFHKFGKVTFVDLKNRRGPPFAFVEFEDARDADDAVKARDGYDYDGYRLRVEFPRGGGPGSYRGNNRNDRSRDGGGRMGGRGPPAKRSQYRVMVTGLPGSGSWQDLKDHMREAGDVCFADTYKDGSGVVEFLRHEDMKYAIKKLDDSRFRSHEGEVAYIRVREDSGDNERGGGGGGGGGGSRDYRDRSRSRSFSSRPRRRGTPTYSPVRRQSYSRSRSRSNY; encoded by the exons atgggTTCTAGAAACGAATGTCGCATTTATGTTGGAAATCTGCCGCCAGATATTCGCACCAAGGATATCCAAGATCTTTTCCACAAGTTTGGCAAAGTAACATTTGTCGATTTGAAGAATCGGCGTGGTCCgccatttgcttttgttgaatTCGAAGACGCGCG aGATGCCGATGATGCAGTTAAGGCTCGCGATGGATATGACTATGATGGGTATCGCCTTCGTGTTGAGTTTCCTCGCGGAGGCGGTCCAGGCAGCTATCGCGGCAACAATCGCAACGACCGCAGCCGCGATGGTGGTGGAAGGATGGGTGGCCGTGGACCACCAGCTAAACGTTCACAATATCGCGTAATGGTGACGGGGCTGCCTGGATCTGGTTCATGGCAAGACCTTAAGGATCACATGCGTGAAGCGGGAGACGTTTGTTTTGCTGACACCTACAAGGATGGCTCTGGAGTTGTAGAGTTCTTGCGTCACGAGGACATGAAGTACGCCATTAAGAAGCTGGACGATTCTCGTTTCCGCTCACATGAG GGAGAAGTCGCCTATATACGGGTGCGCGAAGACAGCGGTGATAATGAACGCGGTGGTGGGGGTGGCGGAGGAGGCGGTGGAAGCCGCGATTATCGTGATAG GTCGCGTTCACGTTCGTTCTCATCCCGACCACGTCGGCGCGGCACACCAACATATTCCCCAGTGCGTCGTCAATCCTATTCCAGGTCTCGCTCACGCTCTAATTACTAA